The proteins below come from a single Falco rusticolus isolate bFalRus1 chromosome 8, bFalRus1.pri, whole genome shotgun sequence genomic window:
- the THG1L gene encoding probable tRNA(His) guanylyltransferase isoform X2, protein MTHVVSQFASSYVFYWKDYFKDQQLLYPPGFDGRIVLYPSNQNLKDYLSWRQADCHINNLYNTVFWMLVQRSGLTPVQAQDRLQGTLAGDKNEILFSEFNINYNNEPLMYRKGTVLIWQKVNEVMTKKIKLPTEAEEKEVEVTRTRTKVVPLHCDIIGDQFWEEYPQILAEDS, encoded by the exons ATGACTCATGTGGTCTCCCAGTTTGCCTCAAGTTACGTTTTCTATTGGAAGGATTACTTTAAGGACCAGCAACTTCTGTACCCACCAGGATTTGATGGACGAATTGTGTTGTATCCAAGCAACCAAAATTTAAAGGATTACCTCAGCTGGAGACAAGCAGACT GCCATATTAATAACCTTTATAATACAGTGTTTTGGATGCTTGTACAGCGAAGTGGTTTGACACCAGTGCAAGCACAGGACAGACTTCAG GGAACTTTGGCTGGAGATAAGAatgaaatcttgttttctgaattCAACATCAACTACAACAATGAACCTTTGATGTACAGAAAAGGAACTGTCTTAATATGGCAGAAG GTTAACGAAGTCATgactaagaaaataaaactaccaacggaagcagaagaaaaggaagttgAAGTTACCCGGACTAGGACTAAAGTTGTTCCCCTGCACTGTGACATTATTGGGGACCAGTTCTGGGAGGAATATCCTCAGATTCTGGCGGAGGATAGTTGA
- the LSM11 gene encoding U7 snRNA-associated Sm-like protein LSm11 has protein sequence MEEAEGAAGGAEQRGPRRRPGPERSPSPSRLDVSSSRFDPLLALYSARTPLPFPAAPCFNNLAEYESFQRGLLRPRGRRAAPSRRGPPASRAARRGPPAADPERIQRLRSLMVNAGPEQEAAEGGAARRRRPPRNVLTRMPLHEGSPLGELHRCVRDGVKINVHIRTFKGLRGVCTGFLVAFDKFWNMALTDVDETYRKPVMGKAFYAEPQLTLTRLFDRLKLQESSVKKGADSKTVSEELALTNDSQTLGLKIGSGRGRAEDEREKQKRLGRAGEKKMPGDSLHLATRGEADVGSRTAHAEGATAGGTHARSRSQRKRRPKVDYQQVFTRHINQIFIRGENVLLVHLAH, from the exons ATGGAGGAGGCCgagggggctgcgggcggcgcGGAGCAGCggggcccccgccgccggcccgggcccgagcgctcccccagccccagccgccTGGACGTGAGCTCCAGCCGGTTCGATCCGCTGCTGGCGCTGTACTCCGCCCGCACGCCGCTGCCCTTCCCCGCCGCGCCCTGCTTCAACAACCTGGCCGAGTACGAGAGCTTCCAGCGCGGCCTGCTCCGCCCgcgcggccgccgcgccgctccctcccgccgcggcccgcccgcctcccgcgccgcccgccgcgggccgcccgccgccgacCCCGAGCGCATCCAGCGCCTCCGCAGCCTCATGGTGAACGCGGGCCCCGAGCAGGAGGCGGCCgagggcggcgcggcccggcgccggcggccgccgcggaACGTCCTCACCCGGATGCCCC TCCATGAAGGCAGCCCACTGGGGGAACTTCATCGCTGTGTCCGAGATGGTGTAAAAATCAATGTCCATATCCGCACTTTCAAAGGGCTTCGTGGAGTCTGCACAGGGTTTTTGGTTGCATTTGACAAGTTCTGGAATATG GCCCTTACAGATGTGGATGAGACATACAGGAAACCAGTAATGGGCAAAGCTTTCTATGCAGAACCTCAGCTCACCCTAACCCGG CTGTTTGACAGACTCAAACTGCAGGAGTCCTCAGTAAAGAAGGGAGCTGACTCAAAGACTGTCTCAGAGGAGCTAGCCTTGACAAATGACTCTCAGACGCTGGGATTGAAAATTGGATCGGGACGAGGGAGAGCAGAAGATGAGCGTGAGAAGCAGAAGCGCttgggcagagctggagaaaagaagatGCCAGGTGACAGTTTGCATCTGGCTACCAGAGGTGAAGCTGATGTGGGTAGCAGGACTGCCCACGCAGAGGGTGCCACTGCTGGTGGTACCCATGCAAGAAGCCGTTCACAGAGAAAAAGGCGGCCCAAAGTGGATTATCAGCAGGTGTTCACACGTCACataaaccagatttttattCGAGGAGAGAATGTCTTGCTTGTGCACTTAGCACATTGA
- the THG1L gene encoding probable tRNA(His) guanylyltransferase isoform X1: MLGSWRAAAAVVARSGRWACCQRGRCRRLSMAKSKFEYVRDFEADDTCLPNCWIVVRLDGRNFHRFSEQHEFKKPNDDRALHLMTKCAQTVMQELEDIAIAYGQSDEYSFVFKKNSRWFKRRASKFMTHVVSQFASSYVFYWKDYFKDQQLLYPPGFDGRIVLYPSNQNLKDYLSWRQADCHINNLYNTVFWMLVQRSGLTPVQAQDRLQGTLAGDKNEILFSEFNINYNNEPLMYRKGTVLIWQKVNEVMTKKIKLPTEAEEKEVEVTRTRTKVVPLHCDIIGDQFWEEYPQILAEDS; the protein is encoded by the exons ATGCTGGGGAGCTggcgggctgcggcggctgTCGTTGCGCGGAGCGGGAGGTGGGCGTGCTGCCAGCGCGGCCGTTGCCGCCGCCTCTCCATGGCGAAAAGCAAATTCGAGTATGTGCGGGACTTCGAGGCGGACGACACGTGTCTGCCCAACTGCTGGATAGTGGTCCGGCTGGACGGCCGCAACTTCCACAG GTTTTCTGAGCAGCATGAGTTCAAAAAGCCAAATGATGACCGTGCTCTTCATCTGATGACCAAGTGTGCCCAGACAGTGATGCAAGAATTGGAGGATATTGCTATTGCTTATGGACAAAGTGATGaatatagttttgttttcaaaaagaacagcagatgGTTTAAAAGAAGAGCAAG TAAGTTCATGACTCATGTGGTCTCCCAGTTTGCCTCAAGTTACGTTTTCTATTGGAAGGATTACTTTAAGGACCAGCAACTTCTGTACCCACCAGGATTTGATGGACGAATTGTGTTGTATCCAAGCAACCAAAATTTAAAGGATTACCTCAGCTGGAGACAAGCAGACT GCCATATTAATAACCTTTATAATACAGTGTTTTGGATGCTTGTACAGCGAAGTGGTTTGACACCAGTGCAAGCACAGGACAGACTTCAG GGAACTTTGGCTGGAGATAAGAatgaaatcttgttttctgaattCAACATCAACTACAACAATGAACCTTTGATGTACAGAAAAGGAACTGTCTTAATATGGCAGAAG GTTAACGAAGTCATgactaagaaaataaaactaccaacggaagcagaagaaaaggaagttgAAGTTACCCGGACTAGGACTAAAGTTGTTCCCCTGCACTGTGACATTATTGGGGACCAGTTCTGGGAGGAATATCCTCAGATTCTGGCGGAGGATAGTTGA
- the THG1L gene encoding probable tRNA(His) guanylyltransferase isoform X3: MDKVMNIVLFSKRTADGLKEEQGFDGRIVLYPSNQNLKDYLSWRQADCHINNLYNTVFWMLVQRSGLTPVQAQDRLQGTLAGDKNEILFSEFNINYNNEPLMYRKGTVLIWQKVNEVMTKKIKLPTEAEEKEVEVTRTRTKVVPLHCDIIGDQFWEEYPQILAEDS; the protein is encoded by the exons ATGGACAAAGTGATGaatatagttttgttttcaaaaagaacagcagatgGTTTAAAAGAAGAGCAAG GATTTGATGGACGAATTGTGTTGTATCCAAGCAACCAAAATTTAAAGGATTACCTCAGCTGGAGACAAGCAGACT GCCATATTAATAACCTTTATAATACAGTGTTTTGGATGCTTGTACAGCGAAGTGGTTTGACACCAGTGCAAGCACAGGACAGACTTCAG GGAACTTTGGCTGGAGATAAGAatgaaatcttgttttctgaattCAACATCAACTACAACAATGAACCTTTGATGTACAGAAAAGGAACTGTCTTAATATGGCAGAAG GTTAACGAAGTCATgactaagaaaataaaactaccaacggaagcagaagaaaaggaagttgAAGTTACCCGGACTAGGACTAAAGTTGTTCCCCTGCACTGTGACATTATTGGGGACCAGTTCTGGGAGGAATATCCTCAGATTCTGGCGGAGGATAGTTGA